CCTTggtctttcttcattttttctgcTCTTAAACAATACTTTTTTAACCAGATTTTAGACAATGGTTAAAAACTGGCTAAGTGAAGAAAGAGAGTGAgggactaattctggctgcacaagatcaACCCTTAAGAACAAAGGTATACAAAACCagtattgagaagacagcaacagacattaAGTGCTGCCTAtgcaaagaaactgaaaaaaCAATGGACCATTTGGTAATTTGGACCATCCAGCCCTTGGTTATTAATGGAGACCAAGTGGAGCAAGTAgctagttttaagtttctgggtgttatcataaaagaggacctgacatggggcgctcacattgcagcactggtaaAAAGGgctcagcagagattatactacctgagacttgtcagtaaacaacaactgaatgaaaaactgctggtgaccttctactgctGCAACATAAGAGTGTATTTTaatttactgcacctgtgtatggtttgccaattgcacagtggcagataggacagcgctccagagggttaacatcattgcctctgcagctgataagaGAGATCCGGATTGATCGACAGCGAAACAAGGGCAGGGGGTGCCACGTGCATCAATCCAGAGCCCATTTCTCAGCTGCGGAGGCCATTCCTGAAGACCTCTGGTGGAGAAACACGGGagaaacatcagaagctttgtgcaaagatcGATGGTACAATAGAAGATGTGGCTGCAGGTTAATGGTGATAGTTTGGGagaggttaatatcaagagaagaaTCTTGCAAGGAGACTCAAAGTCATTATTGTTTGTCATTGCACAAATTCCTCTATCAGCAATACTGAGTACCTGAGAtcatggctatcaaacatcaaaaacatctgctaGACTAATCCATCTCCTTTGAATGGATGATCTGAAACTGtatggaaaaacaccatctgaaatagaatcacTGCATAACATTGTATATACAGCCAAAATATTGCAATGGAGTTGGGATTGGACAAATGTGCCATGATTACCGTCAAATGGGGAAAAATAGTGAAATCTAGATGCCATACAAAAATAACATTACATCTGGATGAAGATGattactacaaatacctgggtatCCTTCAAGCTGGCAACATCAAGCACAATGAAATCAACCAAAAGGTTAGATGTGAATATATCAACAGAATGAAGATCTTAAACTTCAAACTCAGTAGAGGAAATACCATTAAGGCAATTAACTTCTGAACAGTTCCAATCATTAGATACATaaccatatttccccaaaaataagatcctgtcttatatttttttgaaccctgaaataagtgcttggtcttattgccatgcgctcaaaagcctgattgggcttattatcaggggatgtcttattttggagggaaaCAGGATAATTGGAATAGTAGACTGGATTCAAGGAACAAAAACCCTGAACAGCAAGActaaaaaaataatgacaatgaattatGCCCTTTATTCTCAGAGTGTTGTTGACAGATTCTATTTACCAAAGAAAATATGTAGGCATGGAACGTTGCAAGTACATCAGAAGGTTGAAGAAGAAATAAGggaattggaagaatatctgaaagaCAATGAAGAAGATGTACTAAAGCCAGTATATATATCAGGAAGAGTTACTGTGTACTGGAGAGGCCAAACAGGCCTATAAgaaccaaatgaagaacagaaaagagtTATGGGAAAATTTTACatggccagaaaatttaaaaaaaataacaggtaaaGCACATAATAACAAGAGCTGGCAATGGCTATGAGCaagaaagttgaaaaaaatagaaatggagagggTAATTCtgactgcacaagaccaagccttaaaaaCAAATATGGATAATCCTTGACTTGCTACCCCAATTGAGatcaaaatttacgttgctaagtagACAGTTAAATGtgttttgtccaattttatgatctttcttcccacggttgttaagtgagtcactgtaaTGCTTAAGTTAGTAGtagagctgttaaatgaatctgacttcccccactgactctgcttgtcagcagagggatcatatgacccttggacactacaactgtcataaatatgagtcagttgccaagcgtttgagttttgatcatgtgaccaggccctcctgcaagggtcataaatgtgaaaaacagttataagacacttttttcagtgctgttctaacttcaaatggtcactaaatgaactgttgtaagttgaggactacctgtacatacaaAACCAGTGGTAAGTGCCACCACTGTAAAGAAGTGGAAGAAACAATGGACTACCTTCTTAGGTGCTTCAAGAGGATTGCAGTCTGACTACAAGCAACAGCagaacaaagtagcaacaatagcGCATTGGAAGAAATACCATTTCTCTGCAAGCAAAAACTGATGAGACCATAAAACAGAGAAAGTTAGAGAGAATTAAATGTTAATGTCCTCCGGGATTCCAACAGACAGGCCCCTATCACATAATACATCAAACTTAACAATGGTTaataagacaaaaaagtctggatgatggacatggcagtacctggagaaagCAGAATACAAGAAAAGGAAATTGAGAaggtaacaaaatacaaagacttgcaaatctaaaaagaatgactgtggcaaaagaaagcaaatgtaCTTCCATTAGCATTAGGCGCCTTGGGTaccatcccaaaacaactggagcaataCCATCAACACTGACAAATTCACTACCAGTCAATTGCAGAATTCAGTTTTACTTGAATCAGCTTCCACCCTAACGTCCTATAACgaggatggcaaacctatggcacgcgtgccacaggtggcatgcatagccatatcactgggcacgcaagctcagcttcgggccttctgggcccaccagaagtaggaaaacaggctgtttgcctgcctccagaggggctgggggtggggaagggccgcttttctctctcacctggctccagaccctctctatgaatctggggaggatgaaaagtcTTCCCCAtccacccagaggccctccagaggcccgaAACGgcttgtttgccaacttctggttggacaggaagtgacttttttgctgtccccagtctccagacCCTCTCAAGGAGTCTCTGAaggctggggatagcaaaaaagtcatttcctgtccaaccagaagttgacaaacaggccatttctggcttccggaagggtgggaaaggccgttttcaccctccccagactcatagagaggctctggagccaggtgagagaaaaatgggcctaccaggccatcacatgccaggagcaggtGGAGAGtgtcgcacacacatgcacacatagaattatgggtgtgggcacgcacacgacCCCCGCcccttggcacgcaatggcaaaaaggttagccatcactgtcctataacatccatatctgcctatcccaggtccctgGGAAGAATTCAGTAGATGAataaaaaatgccaaatacagcctgaacatctggctgattgcatGACAAACCAtaatagacaaaaaaaaaaaaaaatctagttacCAGTTCTTTTGGGAGACAAGCAGAATAAAAATTCAGTTTAAAATAAGAAATTGAAAttgattaaaattataataaaaattatgaattacATGAAGTTCTTTCAGCATTTGACAATTTTTTTAGGGATTTCAATTGACACATCAGCTACTATTATGTGTAAAATGAATAACTACATTTACAACATCCCATTTTTGAAACAATATTTAACAATTATTGATAGAAAGAGCAAATTCTGATTAAATTGATAGAGCAAATTCTGATTAAAAATTAATATGGATAAGAAACGAGAATTGTCTCAAAAATGAAACCCAGATTTCAGtaataatgcaaaaataaaaaagttaattctttgaattaaaaaaaatggatggttaaacttgttttttaaattttacagtaCCATTATTTtgttatgtaaataaaatgtaattacCATAATTTTTGGACTAAAAGatatttcagactataagatgcacctagtttTTGGGGATgaaaatgttgtggtccgccagcagcctgcgaagctggcagcagagtcgaacagtgaggaggctggggaagaatatgggccagtcctgcggTCTGAGGAAGgttcagacaagggctctgcatcggaggcagagatggggccagggccatctgggagttatgcgtGGACTTCGGAGCCTCCAGTTGAAAcagggaggcagaggaacaggaggagcctgttcctagtgtgtgcatgcgcagagctgccagaaggcaagaacagttaaaacaaaagggacgactcaggagtaaggcctagagatgattggcccctcccataaggcttaaaagaggagcaaaggcacgtgggccctttgcaggaaagcaacgttaattctgttcccagtcagcatctgtttgattctggactctgtgtggctttgccaagtaggtctttggtagcatgtcaagggagataaaggttaatgattatcccaaaggacttctcccgaagaactttttgcaactaattgggactcaccTATGAAAGTAATTCATAAAAgttttttgggactactcgtgtgttttaatgactcagtaagcctaggtcacaacagaaaacaagaaaaaaaatctgtctctgcctcccagcaatttgcccccttgcagcaaacagcaaggtcagcttcaacacagcctgatttagcatgaccAGCTAATaggcagttggatctgcctcctagAATACCGCCTTTCAGCtgatccaggctgtggggatcgctgTTGCCGCCCATCGCTGCTGCCACCTATCACCACCACCTGTCCCATTTTTGGTTCGTTCCAGGCAGTAGGGATAGGCTGCGGCGGTGATCCCTGCTGCCTCGAACGGGCCAAAAATGAGAGgcgcggaggctgaaaatgaaaTGTACCGAGATCCAaaaaccaatcagctgctcatgctaaatcggGGTGTACTGAAGCTGATCaggctgtttgttgcaaggaggcaGAAGCCAGTAGGTGGGGGCCGGCAGGGCTTTagcaacattcactctataagatgcaGATATTTCCACCTACTTTTTTTTTGACCGGGGGTGTGGGgtgtgtgcgtcttatacaccaaaaaatacggcaatacaagtaccgtatttccctgaaaataagaccctgtcttatatttttttgaaccctaaaataagtacttggccttattgccatgcgctcaaaaaccggattgggcttattatcaggggatgtcttattttggggggaacaggGTCACAAAATAAAAGTCATTTATTACTTGCTCCAACCTCCCTTGATTTTATTTGGTGGGCAAAGCAAATCCATGTGTTACTTGTAAGGAATTAATAACCTAGTAAAGTTTGAGAATCCTTGGATTAATTCATTAAGAAGCACCAAGATTAATACATTTTCTCTGTCATTGGAGCTAGAAATGCATATTCAAAATTGCAGAAAggtatttaaaaataaagcaattcTAGGTAATACTTGCAATGGCAATTTTGTACCTAAATTGGATTCTGAATGTGCATAGTCTTCTTGCTCACATTTTAGTTGCTCGGCATCTATAGAGACTTTATCACTAGGTGAAATGTCTTTGTTATTCTCACTGAGACTGGGCAATTTCTCTTTGGAATTAGAGAATGGGATTAAATCCTTTGAATTACAAGTCTTGTCAGAGATCACAGATACATTTGACTGAGAGGAAAATAAATTCAGAGAGAATTCTGATTCTTGGCTTTGGCAGATATCTTCTTTTTTGCGTTTGAAACAACTTCTGCTGCTGCTCTTTGATCCTAGCACCTCTTCTGGTATCTCCTTCTCTTTTACTGGGTGCGATTGTGTGCTTTGCATATTTATTAGTGCCTGAAAACAAGGAAGCTTTTCATCTTCACCAGAATCCTCTTCTGAGGATGGCAGCTTCTGTAGCAATTTCTGGTAAGTCAAAACCAACTCCTGACTCTTCAACGTGGGACTGCATTTGTTATTGCTGTCCAGATCTGTCCCATTAGTGGTTTGCTTGTCTACTTTAGCAGCCATGGCCAAGATGTCATTCTTATCCCAAAGATTTGGTGAACCCTTTTTATTTTTGGTAGGTGGGTCCAGCAAGTTGTCGGGTGTCTCTGACAGTTCAAAATGCTGATGCTCTTCTAAATTCAGTTGGGGAATCACGCTCTTAATCCCACCAGTGCTAGAAACATCAACAGCTTTTTCTGTGTCACTGTTCAGTTGCTTTTCTTCCATGGGGTTCTTCTTTTCAGCATTGGTGAATCCAAATAAAAATTGTACAGAATTTAAATAATGTTTCTTCATTAATTCTGTCTGAGGATTCAgatccatttttttgttttcaatatCTTTGAATTTTGCTTCTTGAAAGTGGACTGAACCAGAACTACTCCTATTAATATGGCTGAAACTTGTAACATGCAGACTGCTATTTTCAGAAAAACTGGATGTAGAAAATGTTAGTGTTTGGATAGAGGTACTTTTATTCTTGTCACAAGAAAAATCACATTTCTCTTTGCATGTTCCATCTTTATCCCCTTTGTCAGGGCTTAGCCGTTGCAAATATTTAATATCCACAGCCAATTCATTTACTGCACTTGGACGTAGCAAGAATGACTGGCGTTTGCAGCAGCCAAATATATTCTGCATGAAACCTGTATCCAGTTCACTCTCAGTTTCCAGATTCAATTCACAACTCCCTTTAGCTTTATTGTTGGTTTCAGGGGACTTGCAATTATCTGTGCAAATCCCATCACTCTGTATTATTTCAGAACTAATTGCATATTTATCAAGTTGATGTATCACGACCTGCTTATCCTTGAAAACTGTTTGTTCTACCTTTCCAGGATGAAACTGCAAGCATGAGCTCCTGTCTTGGGAATCTGCATTGTGGTTCTCTGCAGTTTCTTCAATATTCAGAATGTCTTTCCCAATCACATGAGGAAACTTTTCATGGTTAGCATAAACCATGTCTACATCACATAGGTGCAGTTTATCAATCATGCTGGTATATGAATAAGACTTTGATTTCTTCATATTTTTCTGCAGGACACAGGAGTCAACTTCTGTTACAGAGGAAGATAGCATTGtttctgaaaaagaaatagattgtttcagttctctctcatacacatttatttttctcttagtTGGTTCACTTTGTCTCCTGGCGTCTTTTGTGAACAACTGACGCTTCCTGTTCCATTTGACCCTCGTCTGGTCTTGATTCATTTTTCTCAGCTCCTTAATATCCAGTGCTTCCTGGGTCTCCTCAGAGAGCATAGGGCTTTTATTCAACACTTGCCATTTACCAAGTGGTTTGATTAATTCTTTACTCCTCTTGTTCaaataactttttttatttttcgtatCTGTTAGGTTCAATTCTGGTAACACGTGGCATTTACTCTGAGTTTGCTTATCTCCATCTCCTTTCAACATGGACACTGCTTCCACAACACAGGCtgtttttgaaaaagcagcttccGGTTCTTCTGCTGGGGATTTTTTAACAGCAGCAAAGGTTTGATcactattttccaaaacaggGTCTTCTCTTTTTCTAACTAATTCCTTGTTGCTTGCTTTCACATCCTGATTTTTAACGCAATCGTTGAAATTTACTGGTATTCTCCTTTGTGCCCATACCTTTCTCAGCGGTTGAGAGATCTCAGAATCTGAGGAATCTGAATCTGGATCCTGAAGAAGCTTTTCATCGCAACCATTCACCAGTGAATTAGAAGAAAGGATATCCTTGCTTTTAGAAAACAACTCATTGACTTCATTCAAGCTTTGTCTCATTTTCCTCCAAGAACTTTCACTCAGACAGCTGTCAGGTATAGTCTGGGCCTGTAACTGGCATTCCTTATTTTCACATACAACTGACAAATTTCCAGCAGATTGTTCAGTGATAGTTTTTTCTCCATTATCTATCTGTTCATTTGTACTCATATTCATGGCTTCACCAGCCAATTGTACTTGTGTTATCCTGAAGAAAGAGGAACATCTATCATCCTGTCGGTAACTAACACCAGGTTGTTCCATGCAGAAATCTAGAAAAGATAACTCCTGTTGCTGTTTGACAGTCATGTTTCCCTCAACAACTTCTAAGTTTTCATTGACAGTTTTGGTACCATCTCTCTCATacacatttatttttctcttagtTGGTTCACTTTGTCTCCTGGCGTCTTTTGTGAACAACTGACGCTTCCTGTTCCATTTGACTCTCGTCTGGTCTTGATTCATTTTTCTCAGCTTCTTAATATCCAGTGCTTCCTGGGTCTCCTCAGAGAGCATAGGGCTTTTATTCAACACTTGCCATTTACCAAGTGGTTTGATTAATTCTTTACTCCTCTTGTTCAaataactttttttgtttttcgtaTCTGTTAGGTTCAATTCTGGTAACACGTGGCATTCACTCTGAGTTTGCTTATCTCCATCTCCTTTCAACATGGACACTGCTTCCACAACACAGGCtgtttttgaaaaagcagcttccGGTTCTTCTGCTGGGGATTTTTTAACAGCAGCAAAGGCTTGATcactattttccaaaacaggGTCTTCTCTTTTTCTAACTAATTCCTTATTGCTTGCTTTCACATCCTGACTTTTAATGCAATCGTTGAAATCTATTGGTATTCTCCTTTGTGCCCATACCTTTCTTAGCGGTTGAGAGATCTCAGAATCTGAGGAATCTGGATCTGGATCCTGAAGAAGCTTTTCATCGCAACCATTCACCAGTGAATCAGAAGAAAGGATATCCTTGCTTTTAGAAACCAACTCATGCATGACTTTATCCAAGCTTTGTCTCATTTTCCTCCAAGAACTTTCACTCACACAGCTGTCAGGTATAGTCTGGGCCTGTAACTGGCATTCCTTATTTTCACATACAACTGATAAATTTCCAGCAGATTGTTCAGTGTTAGTTTTTTCTCCATTATCTATCTGTTCATTTGTACTCATATTCATGGCTTCACCAGCCAATTGTACTTGTGTTGTCCTGAAGAAAAAGGAACATCTATCATCCTGTCGGTAACTAACACCAGGTTGTTCCATGCAGGAATCTAGGAAAGATAAATCCTGTTGCTGTTTGACA
Above is a window of Ahaetulla prasina isolate Xishuangbanna chromosome 4, ASM2864084v1, whole genome shotgun sequence DNA encoding:
- the BRCA1 gene encoding breast cancer type 1 susceptibility protein isoform X3; its protein translation is MDSSVPSVGEVHEVLVAFQKNLECSICLEGLKEPAVTKCGHTFCRFCILKLLTYKEGTTRCPLCNAKVTKRSLRDDIYLKEVSKGILETIHAFERDTGRKFTDDLCYPKKVLETVSASSKYKEQPIINCKGYRDRSKHMKKEEKRNTESDHNPILSQNNKNESKYFFRNKRNSSKTMVLEINKEHRSVSSEDTFQEQNIVNWMDCESPSSSQVDKDYIMNWSQSSCHIERPETSAKIKPSLNIGICGALQGRKLGSRDDTKTVNENLEVVEGNVTVKQQQDVSFQIDNGDKTLTEQSAGNLSVVCENKERQLQAQTIPDCCVSESSWRKMRQSLDKVMHELVSKSKDILSSNSLVNGCDEKLLQDPDPDSSDSEISQPLRKVWAQRRIPIDFNDCIKSQDVKASNKELVRKREDPVLENSDQAFDAVKKSPAEEPEAAFSKTACVVEAVSMLKGDGDKQTQSECHVLPELNLTDTKNKKSYLNKRSKELIKPLGKWQVLNKSPMLSEETQEALDIKELRKMNQDQMRVKWNRKRQLFTKDARRQSEPTKRKINVYERDGIKTVNENLEVVKRNMTVKQQQDLSFLDSCMEQPGVSYRQDDRCSFFFRTTQVQLAGEAMNMSTNEQIDNGEKTNTEQSAGNLSVVCENKECQLQAQTIPDSCVSESSWRKMRQSLDKVMHELVSKSKDILSSDSLVNGCDEKLLQDPDPDSSDSEISQPLRKVWAQRRIPIDFNDCIKSQDVKASNKELVRKREDPVLENSDQAFAAVKKSPAEEPEAAFSKTACVVEAVSMLKGDGDKQTQSECHVLPELNLTDTKNKKSYLNKRSKELIKPLGKWQVLNKSPMLSEETQEALDIKKLRKMNQDQTRVKWNRKRQLFTKDARRQSEPTKRKINVYERDGTKTVNENLEVVEGNMTVKQQQELSFLDFCMEQPGVSYRQDDRCSSFFRITQVQLAGEAMNMSTNEQIDNGEKTITEQSAGNLSVVCENKECQLQAQTIPDSCLSESSWRKMRQSLNEVNELFSKSKDILSSNSLVNGCDEKLLQDPDSDSSDSEISQPLRKVWAQRRIPVNFNDCVKNQDVKASNKELVRKREDPVLENSDQTFAAVKKSPAEEPEAAFSKTACVVEAVSMLKGDGDKQTQSKCHVLPELNLTDTKNKKSYLNKRSKELIKPLGKWQVLNKSPMLSEETQEALDIKELRKMNQDQTRVKWNRKRQLFTKDARRQSEPTKRKINVYERELKQSISFSETMLSSSVTEVDSCVLQKNMKKSKSYSYTSMIDKLHLCDVDMVYANHEKFPHVIGKDILNIEETAENHNADSQDRSSCLQFHPGKVEQTVFKDKQVVIHQLDKYAISSEIIQSDGICTDNCKSPETNNKAKGSCELNLETESELDTGFMQNIFGCCKRQSFLLRPSAVNELAVDIKYLQRLSPDKGDKDGTCKEKCDFSCDKNKSTSIQTLTFSTSSFSENSSLHVTSFSHINRSSSGSVHFQEAKFKDIENKKMDLNPQTELMKKHYLNSVQFLFGFTNAEKKNPMEEKQLNSDTEKAVDVSSTGGIKSVIPQLNLEEHQHFELSETPDNLLDPPTKNKKGSPNLWDKNDILAMAAKVDKQTTNGTDLDSNNKCSPTLKSQELVLTYQKLLQKLPSSEEDSGEDEKLPCFQALINMQSTQSHPVKEKEIPEEVLGSKSSSRSCFKRKKEDICQSQESEFSLNLFSSQSNVSVISDKTCNSKDLIPFSNSKEKLPSLSENNKDISPSDKVSIDAEQLKCEQEDYAHSESNLGEEMMPYASEATPLEDSLGQFSQSEILTTQQRDAMQNNLKQLQQKMAIIEAALKDGSQSVGSEGCSLEREETDFKREQTEKRKEMHSVLEKPVSPLAHTTCCNTKKRKRKSLILTGGQKMSLVGSGLNQSELKLVRKFAKKTKSTWSNTITEKTTHLIMKTDDSLACERTLKYFIGVAAKKWVLSYQWIIHSFEAGRVLKEEDYEVRGDIVNGRNHHGPKRARESPGGKLFQRFEICCYGPFTGMLPEQLECIVQFCGATVVKQPHLFTHATDSTAVIVVQPDAWTEESTCQGTIFHV
- the BRCA1 gene encoding breast cancer type 1 susceptibility protein isoform X2; translated protein: MDSSVPSVGEVHEVLVAFQKNLECSICLEGLKEPAVTKCGHTFCRFCILKLLTYKEGTTRCPLCNAKVTKRSLRDDIYLKEVSKGILETIHAFERDTGRKFTDDLCYPKKVLETVSASSKYKEQPIINCKGYRDRSKHMKKEEKRNTESDHNPILSQNNKNESKYFFRNKRNSSKTMVLEINKEHRSVSSEDTFQEQNIVNWMDCESPSSSQVDKDYIMNWSQSSCHIERPETSAKIKPSLNIGICGALQGRKLGSRDDTKTVNENLEVVEGNVTVKQQQDVSFQIDNGDKTLTEQSAGNLSVVCENKERQLQAQTIPDCCVSESSWRKMRQSLDKVMHELVSKSKDILSSNSLVNGCDEKLLQDPDPDSSDSEISQPLRKVWAQRRIPIDFNDCIKSQDVKASNKELVRKREDPVLENSDQAFDAVKKSPAEEPEAAFSKTACVVEAVSMLKGDGDKQTQSECHVLPELNLTDTKNKKSYLNKRSKELIKPLGKWQVLNKSPMLSEETQEALDIKELRKMNQDQMRVKWNRKRQLFTKDARRQSEPTKRKINVYERDGIKTVNENLEVVKRNMTVKQQQDLSFLDSCMEQPGVSYRQDDRCSFFFRTTQVQLAGEAMNMSTNEQIDNGEKTNTEQSAGNLSVVCENKECQLQAQTIPDSCVSESSWRKMRQSLDKVMHELVSKSKDILSSDSLVNGCDEKLLQDPDPDSSDSEISQPLRKVWAQRRIPIDFNDCIKSQDVKASNKELVRKREDPVLENSDQAFAAVKKSPAEEPEAAFSKTACVVEAVSMLKGDGDKQTQSECHVLPELNLTDTKNKKSYLNKRSKELIKPLGKWQVLNKSPMLSEETQEALDIKKLRKMNQDQTRVKWNRKRQLFTKDARRQSEPTKRKINVYERDGTKTVNENLEVVEGNMTVKQQQELSFLDFCMEQPGVSYRQDDRCSSFFRITQVQLAGEAMNMSTNEQIDNGEKTITEQSAGNLSVVCENKECQLQAQTIPDSCLSESSWRKMRQSLNEVNELFSKSKDILSSNSLVNGCDEKLLQDPDSDSSDSEISQPLRKVWAQRRIPVNFNDCVKNQDVKASNKELVRKREDPVLENSDQTFAAVKKSPAEEPEAAFSKTACVVEAVSMLKGDGDKQTQSKCHVLPELNLTDTKNKKSYLNKRSKELIKPLGKWQVLNKSPMLSEETQEALDIKELRKMNQDQTRVKWNRKRQLFTKDARRQSEPTKRKINVYERELKQSISFSETMLSSSVTEVDSCVLQKNMKKSKSYSYTSMIDKLHLCDVDMVYANHEKFPHVIGKDILNIEETAENHNADSQDRSSCLQFHPGKVEQTVFKDKQVVIHQLDKYAISSEIIQSDGICTDNCKSPETNNKAKGSCELNLETESELDTGFMQNIFGCCKRQSFLLRPSAVNELAVDIKYLQRLSPDKGDKDGTCKEKCDFSCDKNKSTSIQTLTFSTSSFSENSSLHVTSFSHINRSSSGSVHFQEAKFKDIENKKMDLNPQTELMKKHYLNSVQFLFGFTNAEKKNPMEEKQLNSDTEKAVDVSSTGGIKSVIPQLNLEEHQHFELSETPDNLLDPPTKNKKGSPNLWDKNDILAMAAKVDKQTTNGTDLDSNNKCSPTLKSQELVLTYQKLLQKLPSSEEDSGEDEKLPCFQALINMQSTQSHPVKEKEIPEEVLGSKSSSRSCFKRKKEDICQSQESEFSLNLFSSQSNVSVISDKTCNSKDLIPFSNSKEKLPSLSENNKDISPSDKVSIDAEQLKCEQEDYAHSESNLGEEMMPYASEATPLEDSLGQFSQSEILTTQQRDAMQNNLKQLQQKMAIIEAALKDGSQSVGSEGCSLEREETDFKREQTEKRKEMHSVLEKPVSPLAHTTCCNTKKRKRKSLILTGGQKMSLVGSGLNQSELKLVRKFAKKTKSTWSNTITEKTTHLIMKTDDSLACERTLKYFIGVAAKKWVLSYQWIIHSFEAGRVLKEEDYEVRGDIVNGRNHHGPKRARESPGGKLFQRFEICCYGPFTGMLPEQLECIVQFCGATVVKQPHLFTHATDSTAVIVVQPDAWTEESTCQVPIFRQS
- the BRCA1 gene encoding breast cancer type 1 susceptibility protein isoform X1, translating into MDSSVPSVGEVHEVLVAFQKNLECSICLEGLKEPAVTKCGHTFCRFCILKLLTYKEGTTRCPLCNAKVTKRSLRDDIYLKEVSKGILETIHAFERDTGRKFTDDLCYPKKVLETVSASSKYKEQPIINCKGYRDRSKHMKKEEKRNTESDHNPILSQNNKNESKYFFRNKRNSSKTMVLEINKEHRSVSSEDTFQEQNIVNWMDCESPSSSQVDKDYIMNWSQSSCHIERPETSAKIKPSLNIGICGALQGRKLGSRDDTKTVNENLEVVEGNVTVKQQQDVSFQIDNGDKTLTEQSAGNLSVVCENKERQLQAQTIPDCCVSESSWRKMRQSLDKVMHELVSKSKDILSSNSLVNGCDEKLLQDPDPDSSDSEISQPLRKVWAQRRIPIDFNDCIKSQDVKASNKELVRKREDPVLENSDQAFDAVKKSPAEEPEAAFSKTACVVEAVSMLKGDGDKQTQSECHVLPELNLTDTKNKKSYLNKRSKELIKPLGKWQVLNKSPMLSEETQEALDIKELRKMNQDQMRVKWNRKRQLFTKDARRQSEPTKRKINVYERDGIKTVNENLEVVKRNMTVKQQQDLSFLDSCMEQPGVSYRQDDRCSFFFRTTQVQLAGEAMNMSTNEQIDNGEKTNTEQSAGNLSVVCENKECQLQAQTIPDSCVSESSWRKMRQSLDKVMHELVSKSKDILSSDSLVNGCDEKLLQDPDPDSSDSEISQPLRKVWAQRRIPIDFNDCIKSQDVKASNKELVRKREDPVLENSDQAFAAVKKSPAEEPEAAFSKTACVVEAVSMLKGDGDKQTQSECHVLPELNLTDTKNKKSYLNKRSKELIKPLGKWQVLNKSPMLSEETQEALDIKKLRKMNQDQTRVKWNRKRQLFTKDARRQSEPTKRKINVYERDGTKTVNENLEVVEGNMTVKQQQELSFLDFCMEQPGVSYRQDDRCSSFFRITQVQLAGEAMNMSTNEQIDNGEKTITEQSAGNLSVVCENKECQLQAQTIPDSCLSESSWRKMRQSLNEVNELFSKSKDILSSNSLVNGCDEKLLQDPDSDSSDSEISQPLRKVWAQRRIPVNFNDCVKNQDVKASNKELVRKREDPVLENSDQTFAAVKKSPAEEPEAAFSKTACVVEAVSMLKGDGDKQTQSKCHVLPELNLTDTKNKKSYLNKRSKELIKPLGKWQVLNKSPMLSEETQEALDIKELRKMNQDQTRVKWNRKRQLFTKDARRQSEPTKRKINVYERELKQSISFSETMLSSSVTEVDSCVLQKNMKKSKSYSYTSMIDKLHLCDVDMVYANHEKFPHVIGKDILNIEETAENHNADSQDRSSCLQFHPGKVEQTVFKDKQVVIHQLDKYAISSEIIQSDGICTDNCKSPETNNKAKGSCELNLETESELDTGFMQNIFGCCKRQSFLLRPSAVNELAVDIKYLQRLSPDKGDKDGTCKEKCDFSCDKNKSTSIQTLTFSTSSFSENSSLHVTSFSHINRSSSGSVHFQEAKFKDIENKKMDLNPQTELMKKHYLNSVQFLFGFTNAEKKNPMEEKQLNSDTEKAVDVSSTGGIKSVIPQLNLEEHQHFELSETPDNLLDPPTKNKKGSPNLWDKNDILAMAAKVDKQTTNGTDLDSNNKCSPTLKSQELVLTYQKLLQKLPSSEEDSGEDEKLPCFQALINMQSTQSHPVKEKEIPEEVLGSKSSSRSCFKRKKEDICQSQESEFSLNLFSSQSNVSVISDKTCNSKDLIPFSNSKEKLPSLSENNKDISPSDKVSIDAEQLKCEQEDYAHSESNLGEEMMPYASEATPLEDSLGQFSQSEILTTQQRDAMQNNLKQLQQKMAIIEAALKDGSQSVGSEGCSLEREETDFKREQTEKRKEMHSVLEKPVSPLAHTTCCNTKKRKRKSLILTGGQKMSLVGSGLNQSELKLVRKFAKKTKSTWSNTITEKTTHLIMKTDDSLACERTLKYFIGVAAKKWVLSYQWIIHSFEAGRVLKEEDYEVRGDIVNGRNHHGPKRARESPGGKLFQRFEICCYGPFTGMLPEQLECIVQFCGATVVKQPHLFTHATDSTAVIVVQPDAWTEESTCQELPLQCSIAVVSREWVLDSVAYYQCQPFSDYIVAQEPSSMSE